The window TTTTTATAAAGGTTTTGCTATAAGAATTGTTATATCTTCTATTCCTGTATTTTTGCTCAAATGGGCTGAAAATAAATTCATATACCCTGAAGCTTATACAAAACTTTCAGCTGT is drawn from Tepidibacter hydrothermalis and contains these coding sequences:
- a CDS encoding DUF5658 family protein, which produces MLLDYSITYYGINSLGIITEANPLMVGLVNLPFYKGFAIRIVISSIPVFLLKWAENKFIYPEAYTKLSAVVL